The Bacillus xiapuensis genome window below encodes:
- a CDS encoding MFS transporter, with translation MQKAQSWLSLNFFTFFFTWGIFMPYWTAWLISEKGLTVESASTVIAAGLLVRSFSTFFIFPSLSHKFPIGTLIKLIAVCSLGLLYLFIPFDSFYAMIIAMSIFSLVYPLMMPMTESIGSIMMHSDHIDYGKSRLWGSLGYTVSLLVLGAVTAYYGEASIIYAMFAGCVLMVIAAFYYTPDSLKTKTESAEMPLRSLLKSKRFITAMVICILIQGSHAAYNSYGFIYLQHLGVSNTWSGVILNVAVLAEIIFFAKADTMMKNVRISSMFLGAAIASIIRWTLLFLFPNVWIYLFTQLLHSLTFGLAHYAFIRLLYQEFSTQEIPAAQGIYASLGMGLSTAVLTFAGGYLYKESPGLAFLGMAVVIVPAVFLSLFMKRRYESQAAN, from the coding sequence ATGCAAAAAGCGCAATCTTGGTTGTCCTTAAATTTTTTCACTTTTTTCTTTACATGGGGAATTTTCATGCCCTACTGGACCGCTTGGCTGATTTCTGAGAAAGGGCTAACAGTAGAGTCCGCCAGCACGGTCATCGCAGCTGGTCTGCTCGTGCGTTCCTTTTCGACATTCTTCATCTTTCCTTCTTTAAGCCATAAATTCCCGATCGGCACACTCATCAAGCTCATAGCAGTATGTAGTCTGGGGCTCCTTTATTTATTTATCCCATTTGACTCTTTTTATGCCATGATTATCGCCATGTCGATATTTAGTCTTGTCTACCCGCTTATGATGCCGATGACCGAAAGCATCGGCTCGATTATGATGCATAGCGATCACATTGATTATGGAAAGAGCCGCTTATGGGGATCGCTTGGCTATACCGTTAGCTTGCTGGTCCTAGGGGCTGTCACGGCCTATTACGGAGAAGCTTCTATCATATATGCCATGTTCGCCGGCTGCGTTCTCATGGTAATTGCCGCCTTTTACTATACGCCGGATTCTTTGAAAACAAAGACAGAGTCAGCCGAGATGCCGCTAAGATCCCTGCTGAAATCTAAGCGCTTCATCACAGCCATGGTGATCTGCATTCTAATCCAAGGGTCACATGCGGCTTACAACAGTTACGGCTTTATTTATTTGCAGCATTTAGGTGTCAGCAATACATGGAGCGGCGTCATATTGAACGTGGCTGTACTGGCGGAAATTATCTTTTTCGCGAAAGCGGATACCATGATGAAGAATGTGCGAATCTCTTCCATGTTTCTCGGTGCGGCCATCGCCTCCATTATTCGCTGGACGCTTTTATTCCTGTTCCCAAATGTATGGATATACCTGTTTACACAGCTGCTACACTCCTTAACATTCGGTCTGGCGCATTATGCGTTTATCCGCCTGTTATACCAAGAATTTTCCACGCAGGAAATTCCCGCTGCCCAAGGTATATACGCTTCACTCGGCATGGGACTCAGCACGGCAGTCCTGACCTTTGCCGGCGGCTATTTGTATAAAGAAAGTCCAGGACTGGCCTTTCTTGGAATGGCGGTTGTCATTGTTCCTGCGGTATTCTTAAGCCTGTTCATGAAAAGGCGCTACGAATCACAAGCGGCAAACTAA
- a CDS encoding MFS transporter yields the protein MSFMATKERAREKYSTKDKAFWRMMGSLVCASMITYANLYFVQPVMPMFVRDFAISSAEASLSLSLSVLALMAGLLVFGLYSDRIGRRRIMDIGLVCSIIPIGLMPLLPSFASLLVLRMIQGFFLAAIPAAAIAYVSEEVERKSVGLGIMLYIASNGLGGMLGRVFIGYLADEAGWHAALYSLLAAETVLFICYIWWISPSRFFKPSQRTLKEDIRGMVRHMRDVRLLPLFLSGIMLQIAFTGVWTYMPFYLHGEPFGWSLKTISFIYLAYIAGIVGSALAGKLSQFFAKTRILTVGSLFFIGGAVMTLSPSGVWIVIGLVITCLGFFVVHSLMTAIVNERATHHKGGASSFYLFSYYLGVAIGGTLTAFIWEAIGWIGVALLSLMLIPSILWIRLSGKKAEN from the coding sequence ATGAGTTTCATGGCAACCAAAGAAAGAGCGAGAGAAAAATATTCCACGAAAGATAAAGCATTTTGGCGAATGATGGGGTCGCTCGTTTGCGCTTCCATGATTACCTATGCCAATTTGTATTTTGTTCAGCCGGTCATGCCGATGTTCGTGCGCGACTTTGCCATTTCATCGGCTGAAGCGAGCTTGTCGCTTTCGCTGTCAGTGCTTGCATTAATGGCGGGCTTATTAGTATTTGGGCTGTATTCCGACCGGATCGGCCGCAGGAGGATTATGGACATCGGCTTAGTCTGTTCGATCATTCCGATTGGGCTGATGCCGCTGTTGCCTTCCTTTGCTTCCCTGCTTGTATTAAGAATGATTCAAGGCTTCTTTCTAGCGGCCATTCCGGCAGCGGCGATTGCCTATGTATCGGAAGAAGTCGAGCGCAAAAGTGTGGGTTTAGGCATTATGCTCTATATTGCCTCGAATGGATTAGGCGGCATGCTTGGGCGGGTCTTCATCGGCTATTTAGCAGATGAAGCCGGCTGGCATGCAGCGCTGTACAGCTTGCTCGCAGCGGAGACGGTTTTATTCATCTGCTATATCTGGTGGATTTCTCCTTCACGCTTTTTTAAGCCGAGCCAAAGAACGCTGAAGGAGGATATTCGGGGCATGGTTCGGCATATGCGCGATGTGCGCCTGCTTCCGCTGTTTTTATCAGGAATCATGCTGCAAATCGCCTTTACCGGCGTCTGGACGTACATGCCGTTTTATTTGCATGGCGAGCCGTTTGGCTGGTCACTCAAGACCATTTCCTTTATTTATTTAGCGTATATTGCCGGGATCGTCGGTTCGGCACTTGCCGGCAAGCTTTCGCAGTTTTTTGCAAAAACTAGAATATTGACGGTAGGGTCGCTGTTCTTTATCGGCGGGGCGGTAATGACGCTGTCTCCGTCGGGTGTGTGGATTGTCATCGGTTTGGTGATCACCTGTTTGGGATTTTTCGTTGTCCATTCCTTAATGACAGCGATCGTCAATGAGCGGGCCACTCATCATAAAGGGGGAGCTTCGAGCTTTTATTTATTCAGCTACTATTTAGGTGTAGCCATCGGCGGCACCTTGACGGCCTTTATTTGGGAGGCTATTGGCTGGATTGGCGTTGCTCTGCTTAGTCTGATGCTAATTCCATCCATACTTTGGATTCGGCTCTCAGGAAAAAAAGCCGAAAATTGA
- a CDS encoding accessory Sec system S-layer assembly protein, with translation MLSFFKKKKKDTNSLKTDGQESAVHSSKLTGENAQESTEEVQTELSIHPAAAIPKEQMYVLRFLHNELPPLKANQLSLSGIEWDEQPHGLAVSAFVRNSVNKAIQLGEVRLILLNQTKQVKAKHTFNMKELGDIPAKSSRPWTFIFPAETVRPATVLEKENWTLAFDLSSTEHQLDLADAWEQALPEAEKQKLKEIVKKLGAPNQDELNFTGLQAKRSEDGKLRFTLLIRNGYDKNIQIEQLPLQVLDNKKQVIAEGQFNLDNLEVKANTTKPWTFIFQKELVKQEQPDLSSWTVQVKQ, from the coding sequence ATGCTATCTTTTTTCAAAAAGAAAAAGAAGGATACAAACAGCTTGAAAACCGATGGCCAGGAAAGCGCCGTTCATTCCAGTAAGCTGACAGGTGAGAACGCGCAGGAAAGCACGGAAGAAGTCCAAACGGAGCTTTCCATCCATCCGGCCGCTGCTATACCGAAAGAGCAAATGTACGTTTTACGTTTTCTCCATAACGAACTGCCGCCGCTAAAAGCCAATCAGCTGTCCTTGTCGGGCATTGAGTGGGACGAACAGCCTCACGGACTAGCCGTTTCCGCCTTCGTCCGCAACTCGGTCAACAAGGCGATTCAGCTTGGCGAGGTTCGGCTCATTTTGCTCAATCAAACAAAGCAGGTGAAGGCCAAGCATACGTTTAACATGAAGGAGCTCGGAGACATTCCTGCTAAAAGCAGCCGGCCATGGACCTTTATCTTCCCGGCTGAGACAGTCCGCCCGGCCACCGTTCTCGAAAAGGAAAACTGGACGCTCGCTTTTGACTTATCCTCCACAGAGCATCAGCTGGATCTAGCGGATGCTTGGGAGCAAGCTCTCCCTGAAGCGGAAAAGCAGAAGTTAAAAGAAATAGTCAAGAAGCTCGGCGCCCCTAATCAAGACGAATTAAACTTTACCGGCCTGCAAGCGAAGCGCTCAGAAGATGGAAAACTACGCTTCACCTTGCTGATTCGCAACGGCTATGACAAGAACATTCAAATCGAACAACTGCCGCTGCAAGTGCTGGACAATAAGAAGCAAGTCATCGCTGAAGGCCAATTTAACCTCGATAACTTGGAAGTAAAAGCGAACACGACGAAACCGTGGACATTTATCTTTCAAAAAGAATTAGTGAAGCAGGAGCAGCCGGATCTATCCAGTTGGACCGTTCAGGTTAAACAATAA
- a CDS encoding peptidoglycan endopeptidase, whose product MKKTLFTLSTAAVISAGAAAGAEAAENHVVKPGETLESIAKEYQTRADVIKSLNQLESDQVRVNQTLRIGEEQEAPPPAASSWHTVKAGETLYAIAKLYQMEVGQLKELNRLSSETLQIGQKLAVVNEARVSPAPSRTPAAGAPAKQASIYHEQAASASAAGVYTVRSGDTLFSIAKRHRMSVSQLQALNHLNNYNIYPGQKLKVRGTAAVKQSPSRAAVSAKTYVVQSGDSLSAIARAYHTTVTQLQKLNGLNSHFIYAGQKLKVSGKPSPVTPPAAKRSPVRPAPSAAYMVKGGDSLSKIASLHRLSVAKLKQLNGLTSDLIFPGQKLRVGGKPAAKPPAPSRKPAPKPSARSGMYIVQSGDSLSKIASRYNMSVTKLKQLNGLRSDLIVAGQKLKVSGQTRGNAPAPAKPAPKPAAPSVHTYAVKSGDTLGAIASRYRLSVAELKQLNGLRSDLIYVGQKLKVRGTASPSPKSSVTPPSQAPSSFSVSRLLAEAKKHMGTPYVWGGSKPSGFDCSGFIYYVFNQTGKKIPRTNTDGYYSRSYYVNKPQPGDLVFFVNTYKRGISHMGIYIGGNQFIQASSSHGITITSLDNSYFKQRFDSFKRFY is encoded by the coding sequence ATGAAAAAAACTCTGTTTACCTTATCGACAGCAGCCGTGATATCAGCCGGGGCTGCCGCAGGAGCAGAAGCGGCCGAAAATCACGTCGTCAAGCCGGGAGAAACGTTAGAAAGCATCGCCAAGGAATATCAGACCCGCGCAGATGTGATCAAAAGCTTAAATCAGCTTGAGAGTGATCAAGTGCGTGTCAATCAGACACTGCGAATCGGGGAAGAGCAGGAAGCACCTCCTCCTGCCGCGAGTTCATGGCACACGGTAAAAGCAGGGGAGACGCTGTATGCTATTGCCAAGCTTTATCAAATGGAGGTCGGGCAGCTGAAAGAGCTGAATCGCTTATCCAGCGAGACGCTTCAGATTGGCCAGAAGCTGGCGGTTGTGAACGAAGCGCGGGTATCTCCCGCTCCAAGCCGGACGCCTGCTGCTGGGGCGCCCGCTAAGCAGGCGTCCATTTATCATGAACAAGCGGCAAGCGCCTCAGCCGCTGGAGTCTATACCGTTCGCAGCGGCGACACTCTATTTAGCATTGCCAAAAGACATCGAATGAGCGTTTCCCAGTTGCAAGCATTGAACCACTTGAATAATTACAATATTTATCCTGGTCAGAAGCTGAAAGTTCGCGGCACAGCGGCTGTGAAACAAAGTCCGAGCCGAGCGGCGGTTTCAGCGAAAACGTACGTGGTTCAAAGCGGTGATTCGCTGAGCGCGATTGCGAGAGCTTACCATACCACAGTTACTCAATTGCAAAAGCTTAATGGGCTGAATTCTCATTTTATTTATGCCGGACAAAAGCTGAAAGTCAGCGGAAAGCCATCTCCCGTGACGCCGCCTGCAGCAAAGCGCTCGCCGGTGAGGCCAGCCCCTTCTGCTGCTTATATGGTGAAGGGAGGCGACTCGTTAAGCAAAATCGCCAGCTTGCATCGTCTGAGCGTAGCGAAGCTAAAGCAATTAAACGGTTTAACCTCCGATTTGATTTTTCCGGGCCAAAAGCTGAGAGTAGGAGGGAAACCCGCGGCTAAACCCCCGGCTCCTTCCAGAAAACCGGCTCCTAAGCCATCCGCTCGTTCGGGCATGTATATCGTGCAAAGCGGCGATTCGTTAAGCAAAATCGCCAGCCGATATAACATGAGCGTGACAAAGCTGAAGCAGCTGAACGGTTTGCGGTCCGATCTGATTGTTGCCGGCCAAAAGCTCAAAGTGAGCGGTCAAACGAGAGGCAACGCACCAGCACCGGCAAAGCCAGCTCCAAAGCCGGCTGCGCCATCCGTACATACATATGCGGTAAAGAGCGGGGATACACTGGGGGCAATCGCCAGCCGTTACCGGTTAAGCGTGGCAGAGCTGAAACAGCTGAATGGATTGCGGTCCGATTTGATTTATGTGGGTCAGAAGCTGAAGGTCCGCGGCACCGCCAGCCCATCTCCGAAGTCATCCGTGACGCCGCCGAGCCAAGCGCCTTCGTCTTTCTCGGTTTCGCGTTTATTAGCGGAAGCGAAGAAGCATATGGGGACTCCTTACGTTTGGGGAGGCAGTAAGCCGAGCGGCTTTGATTGCAGCGGTTTTATTTATTACGTCTTTAACCAGACAGGCAAGAAAATTCCGCGGACGAACACGGATGGCTATTACAGCCGCTCCTATTACGTGAACAAACCGCAGCCGGGCGATTTGGTCTTTTTTGTCAATACATACAAGAGGGGCATTTCTCACATGGGGATCTATATTGGCGGCAACCAATTCATTCAAGCAAGCTCCTCTCACGGAATTACCATTACCAGCTTGGATAATTCGTATTTCAAGCAGCGCTTTGACAGTTTCAAAAGGTTCTATTAA
- a CDS encoding mandelate racemase/muconate lactonizing enzyme family protein: MKIVKAEIRGVHLPLQSPFVISYATFHYMPSIIVKLETDNGITGWGEAVPDEHVTGESFFGTIEILRHVLLPKVMGKNPFQIEEIHHMMNQTITANPAAKAAIDIACYDLMGKASDLPVYDLIGGRAHTELTYPKVLSIDEPEAMAEKAREAIASGFQSLKLKVGSDYRLDVKRIQAVREAVGGEVPIRVDANLGWHSYSTAIQAMKQLERFHLSWIEQPIRLGDIDGLAQLKRQSTIPIMADESIQTGEQLIDMIKKEAVDKINIKLMKSGGIFPAIHIAKAAEYAGIDCQIGSMVESSIGSAAGYHTAISRKNITSTELTGPLLFSQDIGDLHYEVPFVHLNEKPGLGLIINEETLQELTVIHAEVH; encoded by the coding sequence ATGAAGATTGTAAAAGCAGAAATACGCGGTGTTCATTTGCCGCTTCAATCACCGTTTGTCATATCGTATGCCACTTTTCACTACATGCCGTCGATCATTGTGAAATTGGAAACGGACAACGGAATCACCGGTTGGGGAGAGGCTGTTCCCGATGAACATGTAACGGGAGAAAGCTTCTTCGGCACGATAGAAATCTTGCGGCATGTGCTTTTGCCAAAGGTTATGGGGAAAAATCCTTTTCAAATTGAAGAAATTCATCATATGATGAATCAAACAATTACAGCGAATCCAGCAGCCAAAGCGGCAATTGATATCGCTTGCTACGACTTAATGGGCAAAGCATCCGATCTGCCAGTCTATGACTTAATTGGCGGACGGGCACATACAGAGCTGACTTATCCAAAGGTTTTGAGCATTGATGAACCTGAAGCGATGGCGGAAAAAGCGCGCGAAGCGATAGCCTCCGGCTTTCAATCGCTTAAGCTGAAGGTCGGCTCGGATTACCGCCTGGACGTTAAGCGCATTCAAGCGGTGCGGGAAGCCGTCGGCGGCGAGGTGCCCATTCGCGTCGATGCCAACCTGGGCTGGCACAGCTATTCGACCGCCATTCAAGCGATGAAGCAGCTGGAGCGCTTCCATCTTTCCTGGATCGAGCAGCCGATCCGCCTTGGCGATATCGACGGTCTTGCTCAATTAAAGCGGCAATCGACCATTCCGATCATGGCGGATGAATCCATTCAAACAGGCGAGCAGCTGATCGACATGATCAAAAAAGAAGCGGTGGATAAAATCAATATTAAGCTGATGAAATCCGGCGGCATTTTTCCAGCGATTCATATTGCCAAAGCGGCGGAGTACGCCGGAATCGATTGTCAGATCGGCTCGATGGTGGAATCGTCCATCGGTTCCGCCGCTGGTTATCATACCGCCATTTCCAGAAAAAATATCACAAGCACAGAATTAACCGGCCCGCTCTTGTTCAGCCAGGATATTGGAGATCTGCATTACGAAGTGCCTTTTGTCCACTTGAATGAAAAGCCTGGACTGGGACTGATCATCAACGAAGAAACACTGCAGGAATTAACGGTCATTCATGCAGAAGTTCACTAA
- a CDS encoding penicillin-binding transpeptidase domain-containing protein, giving the protein MRKLLYLAGFVLLVWSLAACNRTPEPKERLQEYVKLWNEQKFDQMYKKYLSEDVKERVKKEEYADRYQTIYDDLEIENLKVSLAEPKEQPEQQEKRAEFPVKVEMDTSAGPIRFEKKAVLKREETEKGENWFVDWDASYIFPEMEEGDKIWLETLEGTRGQIFDRHGNSLAINGNGYRAGVKAGEINHQPAVKKRLAELLGITPDFIDEQLQQSWVQPGYFVPLKTLSRDQREKIAQVQEIPEATLEEIQIREYPYKEALGHLTGYIGRITGEELKKLKRKGYSAEDQIGKRGLEQLLEEQLREEDGKRIWIEKEKAEPVMLAETPAKNGKDVKVAIDAELQKIIYQQLQGAPGTAAAVEPKTGEVLALASSPAFDPNEFVLGVSSSRYQQLESDPKKPLLNRFAATYSPGSTIKPLTAAIALKAKVIEPEQTRDIQGLRWQKDASWGNYRVTRVKDIGHPVSLQDALVHSDNIYFAQTALELGGEQLANGMKAFGFGEKLPFAYPIRSSQISNSGTLEEELLLSDTGYGQGEVLSSMLHLASAYSAIVNNGTMMKPQLSAGKKPEVWKKDLMSPADAKTLQRDLRLVVQKGTAQTADTPGLALAGKTGTAELKKTQGTKGKENGLFVAYDQNSPAFVLAFMIEGVNGQGGTRASLEAVQRTFSEWRKAQ; this is encoded by the coding sequence ATGCGCAAACTGTTATATCTTGCTGGATTCGTCCTTTTAGTATGGAGTCTGGCTGCCTGCAACCGGACGCCGGAGCCGAAAGAGAGACTTCAGGAATATGTGAAGCTGTGGAACGAGCAGAAATTTGATCAGATGTATAAAAAGTACTTGTCTGAAGACGTTAAGGAACGAGTGAAAAAAGAAGAATACGCTGATCGTTATCAAACCATTTATGATGATTTGGAAATAGAGAATCTCAAGGTTTCCCTCGCGGAACCGAAAGAACAGCCGGAGCAGCAAGAAAAGCGTGCTGAATTTCCGGTGAAAGTGGAAATGGATACATCAGCTGGCCCGATCCGTTTTGAAAAGAAAGCCGTGCTCAAACGGGAGGAGACAGAAAAAGGAGAGAATTGGTTTGTCGATTGGGATGCTTCGTATATTTTTCCTGAGATGGAGGAAGGGGATAAGATTTGGCTGGAAACGCTGGAAGGAACGCGCGGCCAGATCTTTGACCGTCATGGGAATTCTTTAGCGATAAATGGCAATGGCTATCGCGCCGGAGTTAAGGCAGGTGAGATCAATCACCAGCCGGCTGTCAAGAAGCGGCTGGCAGAGCTTCTCGGCATCACGCCAGACTTCATCGACGAGCAGCTGCAGCAGAGCTGGGTCCAGCCCGGTTATTTCGTCCCGCTGAAGACATTGTCGCGCGATCAGCGGGAAAAGATCGCTCAAGTTCAAGAGATACCTGAAGCGACCTTAGAGGAGATTCAGATTCGGGAGTATCCCTATAAAGAAGCGCTTGGTCATTTAACCGGCTATATTGGCCGCATTACCGGGGAAGAGCTGAAGAAGCTAAAAAGAAAAGGCTACAGCGCCGAAGATCAGATCGGCAAGCGCGGCCTGGAACAGCTGCTGGAGGAGCAGCTGAGAGAAGAGGACGGAAAACGGATATGGATCGAGAAGGAGAAAGCTGAGCCGGTGATGCTCGCTGAGACCCCTGCAAAGAACGGAAAAGATGTTAAAGTCGCTATTGATGCTGAATTGCAAAAGATCATTTACCAGCAATTACAGGGAGCGCCGGGAACAGCGGCGGCCGTTGAACCGAAAACAGGGGAAGTGCTGGCGCTGGCCAGCTCTCCGGCATTTGATCCGAACGAGTTTGTGCTCGGTGTCTCATCCAGCCGTTACCAGCAATTAGAGAGCGATCCGAAAAAGCCGCTTCTCAACCGCTTTGCGGCCACCTATTCACCAGGTTCAACGATTAAGCCGCTAACCGCTGCAATCGCCTTAAAGGCAAAAGTGATCGAACCGGAACAAACGCGCGACATTCAAGGGCTGCGCTGGCAGAAGGATGCTTCTTGGGGGAATTACCGCGTCACCCGGGTGAAAGACATTGGCCATCCGGTTTCTTTACAGGATGCGCTCGTTCACTCGGATAATATTTACTTTGCCCAAACCGCTTTAGAATTGGGAGGAGAACAGCTGGCGAATGGAATGAAAGCATTCGGATTTGGGGAAAAGCTGCCATTTGCCTATCCGATTCGCTCTTCGCAAATTTCCAACAGCGGCACATTAGAGGAAGAGCTGCTGCTCAGCGATACGGGCTACGGACAGGGGGAGGTTCTTTCGAGCATGCTTCATCTCGCTTCGGCATACAGCGCCATCGTCAACAACGGCACTATGATGAAGCCGCAGCTATCTGCGGGAAAAAAGCCCGAAGTGTGGAAGAAAGATCTCATGTCTCCTGCTGATGCCAAAACCCTTCAGCGCGATCTTCGGCTTGTTGTTCAAAAAGGAACAGCCCAAACCGCAGACACGCCGGGACTGGCGCTTGCCGGCAAGACGGGAACAGCTGAATTGAAGAAAACTCAAGGAACGAAAGGAAAAGAAAATGGCTTGTTTGTGGCCTACGATCAGAACAGTCCTGCTTTTGTACTGGCATTCATGATTGAAGGAGTGAACGGCCAGGGAGGAACCCGCGCTTCCTTAGAAGCAGTCCAGCGCACATTTAGCGAATGGCGCAAAGCTCAATAA
- the secA2 gene encoding accessory Sec system translocase SecA2 — MISFFKKLSDSNDQRLKKYYKLVEQINALEPAFEKLSDKELREKTESFKARLANGQTMDDVKAEAFAVVREASKRVLGMRHYDVQLIGGLVLTEANIAEMPTGEGKTLVASLPSYLRALEGKGVHVITVNDYLAKRDCETIGPLHQFLGLTVGLNLPLMDQAEKQAAYQADITYGVGTEFGFDYLRDNMVWHSNQRVQRPYHFAIIDEVDSVLIDEAKTPLIIAGKMAASADLHVLGSRLAKRFVEKEDYTLDPETKAVSLTDQGIEKVEKAFGVDNLYELEHQVLYHYMIQAVRAHVMFTRDVDYIVKDGKVLLVDIFTGRTMEGRTLSDGLHQAIEAKEGLEITEENKTQASITIQNYFRMYPHLSGMTGTAKTEEKEFQQVYNMKVIQVPTNRPKQRVDMPDRIFATTDQKYRAVTAEVKKRHETGQPVLVGTTSILQSEKVADYFAKAGLSYELLNAKSVEQEVELISKAGQAGQITIATNMAGRGTDILLGEGVAELGGLHVIGTERHESRRVDNQLKGRSGRQGDPGSSQFFISLEDEMFRRFARDELEKLSKKLQTDENGQVTNKKIHEFVDRVQRIVEGAHFSMREYNLKLDDVINEQRSIIFTLRNQIIDQEEHIERFLDMMQQASHDEIDFICTDELLPEEWDMNRLTASVRAILGGRPIEFPQDITSVKEMHAIVEKEQSRYSDELKEQQQPEWNDLLKRIMLSTIDRLWVSHLENMTRLKEGIGLRYYQQEDPMRVYAREGLQLFTAMHHQLQKDVAVQFGALVQELTKKE, encoded by the coding sequence ATGATTTCGTTTTTCAAAAAATTAAGTGATTCAAATGATCAGCGCTTAAAAAAGTACTATAAGCTTGTCGAACAGATCAATGCTTTGGAACCCGCTTTTGAGAAATTGTCAGATAAAGAGTTAAGAGAAAAAACCGAGTCCTTTAAAGCGCGGCTGGCGAATGGCCAGACGATGGATGATGTGAAGGCGGAGGCCTTCGCCGTCGTCCGCGAGGCTTCTAAACGTGTGCTTGGGATGCGGCATTATGACGTGCAATTAATCGGAGGACTGGTCCTGACCGAAGCAAACATTGCCGAAATGCCTACCGGAGAAGGCAAAACGCTTGTGGCTTCCTTGCCGAGCTATTTGCGCGCCCTTGAAGGGAAAGGTGTTCATGTCATTACCGTCAACGACTACTTAGCCAAGCGCGACTGCGAAACAATCGGTCCGCTCCACCAGTTTCTCGGACTTACTGTCGGGTTAAACCTCCCGCTAATGGATCAGGCTGAGAAGCAAGCGGCTTATCAAGCGGACATCACGTACGGGGTCGGCACGGAATTCGGCTTCGATTATTTGCGAGACAATATGGTCTGGCACTCCAACCAGCGCGTGCAGCGCCCCTACCATTTCGCGATTATTGATGAAGTGGACAGCGTGCTGATTGACGAAGCGAAAACCCCGTTAATTATTGCCGGAAAGATGGCGGCAAGCGCCGACCTCCATGTGCTTGGCTCCCGCCTCGCCAAGCGCTTTGTGGAGAAGGAGGATTATACGCTGGATCCGGAAACCAAAGCCGTCAGCCTGACAGACCAAGGCATTGAAAAAGTCGAAAAAGCCTTCGGCGTCGATAATCTTTATGAGCTGGAGCATCAAGTATTATATCATTATATGATTCAAGCTGTGCGGGCTCATGTGATGTTTACCCGCGATGTGGATTACATCGTCAAAGACGGCAAGGTCTTGCTCGTAGATATCTTCACCGGCCGGACGATGGAAGGCCGCACATTAAGTGACGGACTGCATCAAGCAATCGAGGCGAAAGAAGGCCTGGAAATCACAGAGGAAAATAAAACACAGGCGTCGATCACAATTCAAAACTATTTCCGGATGTATCCGCATCTTTCCGGCATGACAGGAACCGCCAAAACAGAAGAAAAAGAATTTCAGCAAGTCTATAATATGAAAGTCATCCAGGTTCCGACCAACCGCCCGAAGCAGCGGGTGGATATGCCGGATCGCATTTTTGCGACAACCGACCAAAAATATCGGGCGGTCACTGCCGAGGTCAAGAAAAGACATGAAACGGGACAGCCCGTGCTTGTTGGCACCACCTCCATTCTGCAGTCAGAAAAGGTGGCGGATTACTTTGCCAAAGCCGGTCTCTCTTATGAATTGCTGAACGCTAAGAGCGTCGAGCAGGAAGTCGAACTTATCTCCAAAGCAGGACAAGCCGGACAAATTACGATTGCCACCAATATGGCCGGCCGCGGAACGGACATTCTATTAGGCGAGGGCGTCGCAGAGCTTGGCGGGCTTCACGTCATCGGAACTGAACGCCACGAAAGCCGCCGAGTGGACAACCAGCTGAAAGGACGCTCCGGCCGTCAAGGAGACCCCGGCTCAAGCCAGTTCTTTATTTCTTTAGAAGATGAGATGTTCCGCCGCTTCGCAAGAGATGAACTGGAAAAGCTGTCGAAGAAGCTGCAAACGGATGAAAACGGACAGGTAACGAATAAGAAAATACATGAATTTGTCGATCGTGTGCAGCGCATCGTTGAAGGCGCTCATTTCTCTATGAGAGAATATAACCTGAAGCTCGATGATGTCATTAATGAGCAGCGCAGCATTATCTTTACATTAAGAAATCAAATCATCGATCAAGAAGAGCATATTGAGCGCTTCCTCGATATGATGCAGCAAGCCAGCCATGATGAAATTGACTTCATTTGTACGGACGAGCTGCTACCTGAAGAGTGGGATATGAACCGGTTAACCGCTTCTGTACGTGCGATATTAGGCGGCCGGCCGATTGAGTTCCCGCAGGATATTACCAGTGTGAAAGAAATGCATGCGATCGTGGAGAAGGAGCAAAGCCGCTATTCCGATGAATTAAAGGAGCAGCAGCAGCCGGAGTGGAATGATCTTCTCAAGCGCATTATGCTCTCCACCATCGACCGCTTATGGGTCAGCCATTTAGAAAATATGACCAGATTAAAAGAAGGCATCGGCCTTCGCTATTATCAGCAGGAAGATCCGATGAGGGTATACGCACGCGAAGGGCTGCAGCTGTTTACGGCTATGCATCACCAATTGCAGAAAGATGTCGCCGTTCAATTTGGCGCTCTCGTTCAAGAACTAACTAAAAAGGAGTAG